One genomic segment of Impatiens glandulifera chromosome 6, dImpGla2.1, whole genome shotgun sequence includes these proteins:
- the LOC124942793 gene encoding acidic endochitinase-like, whose amino-acid sequence MAIIPTKTLITLLSLIFLVIGCNAGGIAIYWGQNGYEGTLSETCATGNYDFVNIAFLSTFGNGQAPTINLAGHCNPSINECTKLSPDIKSCQAKGIKVILSIGGGAGSYYLASSDDARQVATYLWNNFLGGTSSSRPLGDAILDGIDFDIEGGTNQHWDELATYLSKYSNRGKKVYLTAAPQCPFPDAWIGNALKTGLFDYVWVQFYNNPPCQYAIGDVTNLEDAWKQWISDIPASKIFLGLPAAQDAAGSGFIPVGDLNEKVLPLIKGSSKYGGVMLWSKYYDDQTGYSSSIKAHV is encoded by the coding sequence ATGGCAATTATACCAACAAAAACTCTTATAACACTCTTGTCCCTAATATTTCTAGTAATAGGCTGCAATGCCGGAGGCATTGCCATTTATTGGGGCCAAAATGGATACGAGGGAACCCTATCCGAGACTTGTGCCACGGGCAACTATGACTTTGTAAACATAGCATTCCTTTCCACTTTCGGCAATGGACAAGCCCCCACAATCAACCTAGCCGGCCATTGCAATCCTTCAATCAACGAGTGCACAAAACTCAGCCCCGATATCAAATCTTGTCAAGCAAAAGGCATTAAGGTCATTCTTTCCATAGGAGGTGGAGCCGGTAGCTATTACCTCGCATCATCAGATGATGCGAGACAAGTCGCCACCTACCTTTGGAACAACTTCTTGGGTGGGACATCTTCATCGAGACCACTTGGTGATGCAATATTGGATGGAATCGACTTTGACATCGAGGGAGGGACTAACCAACATTGGGACGAGTTAGCTACTTACCTTTCAAAGTATAGCAATAGGGGCAAGAAAGTTTACTTAACGGCAGCACCTCAATGCCCTTTTCCAGATGCTTGGATTGGAAATGCACTTAAGACAGGATTATTCGACTATGTTTGGGTACAATTCTATAACAATCCCCCGTGCCAGTATGCAATTGGTGATGTTACCAATTTGGAAGATGCTTGGAAACAATGGATTTCGGATATTCCGGCAAGTAAGATATTTTTGGGTCTACCCGCGGCTCAAGATGCTGCTGGAAGTGGATTCATTCCTGTGGGAGATCTAAATGAGAAAGTGCTTCCGTTGATTAAGGGATCTAGTAAGTATGGAGGTGTGATGCTGTGGTCCAAGTATTATGATGATCAGACCGGATATAGTTCTTCTATAAAGGCTCATGTCTAA